The following coding sequences lie in one Lolium perenne isolate Kyuss_39 chromosome 2, Kyuss_2.0, whole genome shotgun sequence genomic window:
- the LOC127335006 gene encoding uncharacterized protein, which yields MGVSDGWLRYVEVSEQAPFQISYFTLDGKQRGRWTLEHQVSLGIAAANQRPLIAAIDPLNAGLLYLNIGGVAVVCLDMRSNKVMARYSVSTCGIPQCYCDSNVFLPCVLPSFLGSTQIPFPGMKDAPKQKTLADVLVRSDRCQKK from the exons ATGGGGGTCAGCGACGGCTGGCTGCGCTACGTGGAGGTCTCCGAACAGGCGCCGTTCCAGATCAGCTACTTCACGCTCGACGGCAAGCAGAGGGGCCGCTGGACGCTGGAGCACCAGGTGTCGCTGGGCATTGCTGCTGCAAACCAGAGGCCTTTGATTGCCGCCATCGACCCGCTCAACGCCGGCTTGCTCTACCTCAACATCGGCGGCGTGGCTGTTGTTTGCCTCGACATGCGCTCCAACAAGGTCATGGCTCGCTACTCCGTGTCCACCTGTGGCATTCCGCAGTGCTACTGTGATTCAAATGTCTTCCTGCCATGTGTGCTCCCGTCGTTTCTCGGATCAACACAGATTCCATTTCCAG GCATGAAGGATGCCCCAAAACAGAAAACTTTAGCAGATGTTCTGGTTCGTTCAGACAGATGCCAGAAGAAATGA